From the genome of Solanum lycopersicum chromosome 7, SLM_r2.1:
tgtataatttgctatacatatacaattgtataattcgctggcctaaattgtataattcgctggcctttttcactgcaattgtataatttgttttgcatacagttgaatcgaatgaaaatgtatgtatagcaagaagatatatgtttttctcgctttatacaaaaacagaaacacaatttatacacttttgttgtataaagctagagaaaattgtatttcactgcaattgtataattcacaattgtataatttgttggcctttttctttgcaatatttgaagtaaaatgtttgtaaattgtataattaagtgtataacacgaagatatacatttttgcatgtgtatatataattttctctcgctttatacaaaacagaaacagaattatacacttctgtgtataaagcgagagacgcgagcgagaatggagagtggcgagcgagatttttggaaGAGAGACGcgggcaaattttagctaatgtttgctatggagcacaattaaatcaaaccctagctatttcatttaatttaggttattagtttgaattatatacaattttcccttaataAAATGAGTTAATAAATAAACGGGTTATTAATATATAGTACTTGAGCTGAGCTAGGCAAAGGCTAATTCAGTATTTAAATTCTATGTTAAACTTTAATTTGTGGGGAAGTTCTGACAATCTGAATAAATTGTGCAGTGTTTTATGTTTACgagaaaaaatacaatttaagatatcaAAATTACATGTTGGAACATTATtagaaacaaatatttttctcatcgCGAATTAATGagaaatttatgttataaaacGTGATTTTCTCACTAAACTGGCCCACTAGAAAGATGAAGAATAGATTTTCTCTGAAATGCTAGGAAGCTTTCTAAATTTTCCTCGTGAAAAtactactatttttttattttcttactaattcaattaaattatctaCGGGGATAACACTATACACTTTTTAGTGAGAAATATCACtgaaaaatactaatttttaaGTATCGAAATAAAATTTCAACTCCAAATCACGTCGATACGGGCCCTCATATAATATATGCCTtggaaaattttaagttttttattatgTGACGTTCTATTATATGGTTATTTTTGCAGTTGGGATTTTGTTCAAGATGTAAACTCTACATATAAAGATGCACCTCGTTTAACTCTATATGAAAAAGCACTCAATACATGGGCAAAATGGGTAGATACTGAAGTAGACACCACaaaaaccaaaatatttttccaagGAATTTCTCCTGACCATGACAACAAGTAAGttcaacaaatattttatactaTACTATTTATCGcgatataatatataatacacGTCTAATTTCTGTATACTTAATGTCAAAATTAGCCCTGGAATCTCAGGTTCAAAGAGGTGTCAGCGATATAACATATAATACACGTCTAACTTTTGTATACTTAATGTCAAAATTAGCCCTGGGATCTCAGGTTCAAAGAAGTGTCAGcgatataatatataatacacGTCTAACTTCTGTATACTTAATGTCAAAATTAGCCCCGAAATCTCAGGTTCAAAGAGGTGTCAGCGATATAACATATAATACACGTCTAACTTCTGTATACTTAATGTCAAAATTAGCCCTGGGATCTCAGGTTCAAAGAGGTGTCAAGGCGTGACGCAACCATTGAAGAGTACAATAGGAGTTCATGAAGAAGAATTGGTACTAGAGAAAGTATTGAAAGGGATGAATAAATCagtttatttattgaatataaCAAATTTGTCACAATATAGAGCAGATGGTCATCCTTCAGTTTTTGGGCATGGTGGACATAGGGACTTGGATTGTACACATTGGTGTTTGGCTGGTGTTGTTGATACTTGGAATTTACTCTTAAGTGCACTTCTTggataattaatcaaaaaattaataatattttatgttattatctctAATGATGGTCCAATATCAACATCTAAATCAtatgttaattattatatatgtataatgtgAAGAAACTCCAACCATTTGAGGCGCTAATTACATCGTACATATCCTAAAagtttcaaacataataatGATTTTGGATTTTTCAAAAACTCGTGAATACATTATTATATAGCAAATGATACATAAGTTATGTATCGGATACATAACTATAAATCAGATTTGTATTGATTTAAGTATAAAATAAGCGAGGTGATGTATCAACAATAACACTAATGCCAGATACATTGTAGACAAGCAAAATTGTTATGTATCTGATAAAGGAAGACGGTTTGTGGTTTTCTTTtagagcaactttcacatataacaaacataaaaatcatatttgtatgttatagttatagtttataTAATTGCGGTTCATAGCaaatttatgtttgctatggagcttTTGATTCGTATAATTCGCTAATACTTCCAGTTTTATACAAATTGTTcagttttgtataaatttatttatatacattgtaatttgtataataagaTCTGTATttacgaaaatatatgtatttgtatatacacaattctctcgctttatacaaacacatttATACACTTATATAACGAATGGGTAATTGTATACCAAAAAATGTATAATTGTATAtcgaaccagatggcaaaaaaattgaatgtttGTTGCTAATTGCAAATGAAATAAACTATggctataacatttaatttgaattaataatttgttatttcatatcatttttcctttttttaatcataGAAATGAAagatttgtttgtatattgtgtTTCTTGATTGACATGCTAGAGCATGTGTAAAAACATTTGTTCAACTAACTTTATGTAATGTGTTTCGAGTTCATTGTTTAATATAGTTGAAGATAGTTACACAATGAAAAGGGTGATCAGTTTGAAAATTTTCGATAAGATTTATATTgtgtataaaaatttaaaattaatttaagttttaattttaaattttaaacactCGTGACAAAATTCTTTAACTTTGCCAGTAGTTGAAAACCAAgtttttgcaagatttcattTTAATAGTACAAAAGTGTATCcaaaattatgcaaaatttgTACTATAGATTATTTGTTTTGAAAGGCTATGAAATTTGGATAGACGATTGTAAAATTTTGGATCGAACTATTGCTTTGatgtaaatatttaattttttttccattcgATGATTATATTAaaccaaaatttaatatttgtacaAGTATTATAtacgaaaataaaaatatagagataCATTTTATCTTACTATTATTTGTACACACTCAATAACCATTCTTACAAGTTCAATTTTACCCTCTAATATGCTTAACACGTAAGGAGAAGCTTCTAGAATTAACTCTTATATACTTAtgtaaaagaaatagaaaaaaggTCTTAAAATATATCCGAACTTTTATCGACATCGCCGAAAAGGACTTGTTATTtttacactatttaatagtgttttTTAAGGCATATATGTATTCACTATCCACGTGAACATCATAAATgttgcataattataaatagtaacgTGTCCACTTGGgcacatatatatctttaaaatacactattaaataatgCAGGGGATAAAAGATCCCCcataaaatttgtaattgtaACAACAGTTTCGACTAAAGTTGAAGCGTCTTTCGAATCCTTTTACCATAAAAATTAATCAGCCACAATTCAATCCACTTCAATTTTAATCAAGACTTTAAATTGTTTCATGTGATCTAGATCATTTAATTTCCtttgttttcttcatttttaatttttaattccttCTTAAGATCGATTTAAATCAAGAACATGAAAATAGAGAGAattcattcaaatatattaGTAGTTTTGACTAAATCTTTTTATGATGCAAGATATTTATTATATACTCCAATATTTATCACACCTACTACTTGTAAACTTCTAACCAACATATTTCATGCACTTTATGTTTACATAATTCCCAATCTGATTACCTTAATCTACTTATTATTTCCaccttctttttgtttttacttcctttttctttaataaaattactcattttctttatttggaaATTTATTAATGACTagtaattaaagaaaattaattaatgccCTTTTTTCtcattgattcttttttttttttgaaaaaaaattatatatatataggaccCTTCCAAGTATCAAATAGACACAAATAAAAAGAGACTaaagcatttttatttttagttttttggcTAGTCTTATAATGATGGCTAGTTTTTCtctagtattattttttattgtaattttcaTGTTGAAAAATGTAGATGGGAAGTTGATGAATGATGTGAACAAATTGGGAATGGATAATTGTGATTTATTCAATGGGAATTGggtttatgatgatgattatcctCTTTATGATTCATCTATTTGTCCATTTATTGAAAAGCAATTTAATTGTTTGAATAATGGAAGGCAAGATAGAGACTATCTCAAATATAGATGGCAACCCCATGGGTGCAATTTACCTaggtacattttttttaatctatgttgttcttgtttttagtttttgtttagTGTTTATGTACTTAATTtggcaattttttattttattttttcgaaacACTTAATTAAGATATGGTTGACAAGAAggcaaatgtttttttaaaaaaataaacgattttttaatttcttcccctattttttttttgttgggagTCGACAGAAAATTTTGTCTTAAATGTTTATATGTAACCAGGGAAAACATTGTGATGAAAGGATGATTGGGGACTCGAGGTAGGGGAAAAGATCGAGGTGGGCTCGATGGTGGGGCCCTGGGGTTGGATAGGTCAAAGATGGATGAGAGGGGTAATTTCCTGTGAGAGATAGGGTGGGGAGTGGGGTTAGGTGGGGTAATGAGGCGGAAGAAGAGAGGTGACAAATTAGCTCGTGAAAACAGAACTTATCGATGTTTGGGATTGACCCGTCTTATTCAGCTTACTAAATATCGGATTGATAGGTAATCCAGATTCACtcatcaaaaatttcaacaagatttttttttgtgtttaatataatattaccATAACAACAAAAAAGATAAGTTTTATTGGGCAGTTGAGTTATGCCCTATATAATTTTAGCTCATTTCAATTCAAGTAACTTTTGGATGGAATCAGTAACCAACTCAGATTTATCAACTCAATCAATTTTGACTCGTCCAAACTTGACTTAATCTGATTATTTAACACCTTTTATGAAATGAACAACCACAAAACTTATTTTCCTTACttttattagaaaaagaaaaatcaacttTTCTTATTCATAAAGGACTAATTTTGCCCTTAATGTCATGTATGTTCATTTGTGTATAGGTTTAATGCTAAACATTTTCAGCACAAATTAAAGGGGAAGAAGGTGATGTTTGTAGGAGATTCACTAAGTGTGGATCAATGGCAATCTCTCACTTGTATGCTTTATGCAGCTGATCCACAAGCTAAATATATCTCCAAGAGGAATGGATCCACTTCTTTCTTCACATTTCCGGTGCGTACCGTTAAATTTAGCCTATGAAAATATAAGTCAAACTTATTAAACTTGTTGTTGATATGCATTTTCAAAATAGGGTTTTTCATTGTATATAAATAGACTTTCGTATCCTACTCTTTACAGAAATACAACACGTCCTACCTGGTATCTCGAAATGTTTTTCTAGTAGACGTTGTCAAAATGGAGAACGGAACCCGAGTTTTACAGCTCGATTCTCTAAGCGCCGCGGCTCAATGGGAAGAAATGGATGTCCTCATCTTTGATACTTGGCATTGGTGGTTTCACACCGGTAGAAAACAACCGTAAGTTCTCGTATTTTAACATGTAATAGCACGTTAGTCAATAAAGACGTTAAACTTATTCAACattatcttataaattaaagtaatgtaaatttataaaaatactttttacatCGTCAATACATAGAACATATtgtgattataattgttttttgtaGTTGGGGTTTTGTTCAAGATGGAAACTCTACGTACAAAGATGCAAATCGTGTAACTCTATATGAAAAAGCATTGAATAGTTGGGCAAAATGGGTGGACACTAAAGTTGACACCACaaaaaccaaaatatttttccaagGAGTTTCTCCTGACCATGACAAGTAAGTTCGAACACACACGTCTCAGTTTACgtgacatttttttaatatttaaattttatacactgacaaaatatatttatttttggttataAAATTAGTTGTACCGGAGCGACGCGACCGTCGGAGAGTACACAAGGACCACATCCTGGAGAAATTGTGTTGGAGAAAGTATTGAGAGGGATGAATAAATCAGTTCATTTGTTGAATGTAACAAAGTTGTCACAATATAGAGTAGATGGTCATCCATCAGTATATGGATTTGGTGGACATAGAAATGTGGATTGCACACATTGGTGTATTGCTGGTGTTGCTGATACTTGGAATGTACTATTAAGtgcaattcttcatcaaatatagatcaaattaatatattattactccgtttgttcacttttatttattataatgcatcTCAAATCGGGAAAACGGCTTATTGACTTCCAAGAAAAGCCCATAACATTAAAACTTTGGGTCAAAGTCCAATAGTATGATTCCCCCGATCTCTAAAAGTTCGTAAACTGtctaaaatttatgattttctgTATCGATTCAAATTcattctataataataataattcagttcatgattaaatatttataaatatttaagtaGATTTTTCAAAAGGTTCACATGAACTTGTAGATCTACCCTTGAAAAACTAGATACATCATACTATTAGAACTATCAATTTAATTTCTTCTCCCTAtgtcaaaaaatgatttttttttttaaatatatgtttcGATGGAAACTTTTAGAACCTTAATTTTAAACCATAACCAAAATTTATTAGCAATAATAATTAGCATATATTATAATTAGTGAAGTGAATCAAGTGGAGCTAGTAATTAAGGATACAAGTTTTTGGTTTCCAAATCAAGTTGTCAATATCCATTGAATGGGTAGATAAAGCAAAAATCAATAAGtaaaattttacataaaaaatgtGTAGCTTTCACACTACGTTTGGATGGTTGTTActtatcatatcatattataatttatatgatattatatcatataattttgataaatataataattgaatagATCGTATTATTTATCGTTGTTGCATAATAATATAAGCAATTTGATAGATAAATTAGAAAGAATAGTAAGATGCGGGACAaagttattataaaaatataggtaaaagataaattattatagcaaaaaaaaaaataacaacgtCATTCACACAAAACTTTTATCTTTATGCAACAACATAAAATTAGcaataatttaaataacaatcattataaatattatatttaaatcaataatacaatataattattattggtaACACTCCAAACAAGcttaagaaattaatatttttctataagTTACTAATTAATCATCATGATGATCACTTACTATGCCacataaagaaaatgaacaCATGCATGAATCcatttcaaaaattcatcaaattcattTCATCttcacctatatatatatatatatattgcacaCATACAAAAGACCAAAGATCCCTCATTTTGTACATCAAATTAttgatacaataaaaataattgtaaactTTTTCTCATGGTTTATTACTCTATATCTATCATTGCCATTGTATCAACATTTTTAACCATCTATGCACTTTctcttttcttgaattcaaaaacCAAAATCTTCAATGAGGTAACTTTAGTAGGAATAAATAAGGGGTGTGATATTTACAAAGGGAGTTGGGTATTTGATGAATCATATTCTCTATATAATACATCAACTTGTCCTTTTATTGAACCCTCATTTGATTGTCAAAAGAATGGACGCATTGATAAAGATTATTTCAAGTATAGATGGCAACCATATGGATGTAATTTGCCAAggtaattgattttttaaataagtcttttttttttaattaattgtttcatTGATTATTAAGGGTGTGTTTTTGTTTTACAAAATACTTTTCGATTTTTTCATTAGATGATCGATCAAAATGTTTCTTTAAATATTAAAGAGGataaataaatttcatcaaCCCCACTTTCACTGAGTATTTACCGAACTTAATAAATTTGATTCAAATCATGTATTgtcctaaaaaaattattttgaaattgtataaatatattattaagttgAAATcccataaattaaaatataaaattctgaACTCACagaaaaaatcttaattttgCATTTACCCTAGCACCCCCACTAGTATCGCGCTCCCACCCCTCCAACTCACACCGGCCTCATAGTATTTGTCAAAGTATATATAACTACTTTTTGAGATAATAATTTCTGTTTACTTATCAAATATCAAAGGATAATTTTacagaaaaatattttcgttCGTACCAAATGCACACCTAAATTAAAGATTTCAATATTATTGAAtgggatttttttttcttctcatttttatGTTCTCATTCTTATAGATTTAATGGAACTGAATTGGTGTTGAAATACAAAGGAAAACGCATAATGTTTGTTGGGGATTCACTTGGTCAAAATCAATGGGTTTCTCTTGCATGTATGCTTCATGTTTCACTACCACAAGCCAAGTATAGCATGGACAAAATTGGAAAGATTTATACATTCACCCTTTTGGTAagctatatattattttcaaatttatcttttataattttacaatatgatattttctttagactatcaattcattaaaaaatatcatatatatatatatataagaattagTAGCACTTATAATATCAGCTTATATAAtgtaaatcttatttttttcatgttttatccgCTCTTTGTTTGTACATAACATCTCTTGTAATAATAGGAATACAATATTTGGTTATTGTTCCTTGAAATTGAGATTAGTAACTTGTAAAATAATCCAAATCACCAATACAGAATATCAGTTCTTTACATTATCAACGTATATAACCTAAATcttctttcatatatatatgttctaTGATTTTTcccctctttattttaatttacataaCATTTTTTGTGATATAGGAATACAATATTTGGTTATTGTTCCTTGGGAATCCACTCATTGTTGATACTATCACTCAAAAAGGGTCAAGAGTACTCAAGATTGATTCAATTAGTTCTGGAAATATTTGGAAACAAATGGATGTGTTGATTTTTAATACATGGCATTGGTGGGATCGCAAAGGGCAAAAACAAACGTGAGATATACATGTGATATACAGTgatattcttcatatttttttcgataTACTATATagtatgtttgttattgtatggaatattattaattattatctatttaatgcaagattattttattattatcattattttgcaGTTGGAATGTGATTCAAGAAGGGAATATTACGTATAAAGATATGGATAGAATGGAACTTTATAAGAAAGGATTAAATACATGGGCCAAATGGGCTGATTCTAATCTTAATTCAACAAAAACAAGAATCTTTTTTCAAGGAGTTTCTCCTGATCACGAGGGGTAAGTATCATTTTGATTCCTCGATtattgatatattcttattttagttCCTATAGTATCTGATTAAACGTATTAAATCTTTAGTTTTGTTGAACCGTGCGACTTTTGGTCTCATTGCTCATAAATATTCATAAGTTTACCATAATTATTAATCTTTTCGATCCACTACTTAATGAttactcatttcattatatttgtattgtCACTCCATATTTAACAGTGATATAATGCAAAAGTAATCCCGTAAAACATACCTTTTTCACCAAAGGGattaaaaagacttttttttaatcattcaacgtaacatattttttttattcattgaaAGTTGAATATGTTGagttatatacttttttttgttccGATTTATGTGATAGTACTCTTTCCTTTTAAGTTTATCCTCAAACtaacattatatttttatatttaattataattcaattttaaaacttCTCATTTTAcatttaatgaaatgatataaagacataaaaaaaattagttaattattctagactacaataaattttaattaaatatttttatataaattaaaacagagTGAGTATATCACAAGTACCAAAAAGCAAAATTTACCAGGACCAAAATTACTACTTTATCTATTAACTTCTTGTTTCATTTAGatgataatttatattaatatatcttgaaattgatttttttaaaaattattttattttttttatattcagaTGTAAAGGAAAAACAGGACCAGCACAAAGTCCAGGAATTATACATCCAGGAGAAATAGAACTggaaaaagttttgaaaaatatatcaaaattattcatCCGTCTGATCAACATCACAAGATTATCACAATACAGATCGGACGGTCATCAATCCATCTATACTAATAGTATGGATTGTATCCATTGGTGTCTACCTGGGGTCCCTGATGCATGGAATCAACTCCtttatcattttcttatttcataattttactacatttgttttttttttaaaaaaaaataattcttaaattaACATGAAAATGTATATAAAGGTATAGTTGAACGGTATGAATCTGAATTAGTCGGATTAGTAGGTTATGAATCAGATGAGACACGACCAGCCAACTTCCTATCAAGATCAAAACCTTATAAGTTAAATGTTTTCGTTGTCAACGAggtattatatttgaattgataaaaaTGATCTATTTACgaattttaagattttattttcgGTGTAAGTGTggtattatttttgaattttgtaaaatGTAAGTCATTTCATCTTCGACCCAACCCtagtttagtttatttttatctttacttatttttaacttaCTAAATAAACTCATCTTAACACGTTCATTTGTCACTCTTAAGCTAAATCACGATATGCTAATATGACGAAATTCTATAATTAGTTCTGATTCgcttaatttcatttttgattttttatttggtatttGAAATCAACATTAATTAAAGTCCTAATTAAATCTGATCCGTATACTAATATTCATTTAGAGATAAAACTCCCAAATTTCGATATAAATTTCTGTATACCCGAGGCTCGAATCTATTTGCTTCCTTATAAAGATCTAAAATAAGTTTGAGCGAAGAGTTTGAATCTGATTTTGACCTATTCTaggtttatttatttgtatttattaagaAGTGCTGGTCAACGTCAACATAATGCAAACAAATTTAAAGTcccattatatttttttttccagctaATAAGttcaaaaaatgttttcttttttcagtATCGTCTCTATCAGTATCTCAATCAAcgtttttaatatattgaaagtattttaattaacctcttattattttattgtcttaTTACAAAGAGTCCGTTTGAATTAGTTTAAAAGAataattcttaaaattaaaaataaaaagtactgaaatgacttttaagttaaaaataaaaaacagagAGAGACTTACTTTtgatttctaacttattttaggttattttttatcttatcaAATACttcataacttattttaagttatttttttatatctgttAAACActtttagaagtaaaaaactaatttaaaaataaatttgactaacttttaaatcaatttaaacGGGCTCAAAGTACTGAAGtttcaaaaaggtaaaatatatcGATAGATCTTCGAGACTATTAGTTTTTTAAAACTTAGATTTGACGGGAAGAATTTATTTATCATGGATGGAATTAATTAGCATTAACAATTTATCGAAgaatagaaatataatttataataattaactagttgattgaaaataaaattattataattagacAAGATTAATTTATGACAAACGCGTTTTCATACACCAACCCTGTTGtctctaatttttcttttcgtAATTATAAGCGCGTTTTTTTTTTCGAGTAACACCGCCgttttttacaatatttataatattctcCCATGCAAATATTcccaatattaattttaatatttgttctCCGAGAGagaattttcaatattttgttttaaacaCAATTAACTTAATTCACGCCAAAAATTTTCATcgaagaaaaagttaaaatcttCTTTAATTATATCCCTATATGGTACATTTGCGCTTATTTGGAGAGATAATCATAAATGATTAATGTGTGTCGTTTACGATACATATTCAACCAGAGCTGCTCCTGTATAAGGAGCAGGATATTCGATAATTCaagttaaaaatcaaaaaaatacttATCACCGACCTTGCACTAACTTTAATTAGTGCCTTACTTTAAACAAGGTtgttaattttctgttgatctTCACTTGATATTATAATGTTCTATACAATGTTTCTCTagtattaaaaaagaattttattgttacatataagttataataataactttgtttttcttcacATTGGATCTTGCAATTCCTTTTTCACAAATATTCTATTATGTTACCCtttttctatattaaattaattatctatgGACAATATCATAACTTTTATCAACCTTTTActttattgaatttattttgagaaaaatataattttaagttattatgaaaatattagtAACTCAATTGATTGACAGTCTAAATTTTTTACTGTTcgatttaactaaaaaaaataaaatataaatat
Proteins encoded in this window:
- the LOC101251399 gene encoding protein trichome birefringence-like 43, with amino-acid sequence MMASFSLVLFFIVIFMLKNVDGKLMNDVNKLGMDNCDLFNGNWVYDDDYPLYDSSICPFIEKQFNCLNNGRQDRDYLKYRWQPHGCNLPRFNAKHFQHKLKGKKVMFVGDSLSVDQWQSLTCMLYAADPQAKYISKRNGSTSFFTFPKYNTSYLVSRNVFLVDVVKMENGTRVLQLDSLSAAAQWEEMDVLIFDTWHWWFHTGRKQPWGFVQDGNSTYKDANRVTLYEKALNSWAKWVDTKVDTTKTKIFFQGVSPDHDNCTGATRPSESTQGPHPGEIVLEKVLRGMNKSVHLLNVTKLSQYRVDGHPSVYGFGGHRNVDCTHWCIAGVADTWNVLLSAILHQI
- the LOC101251108 gene encoding protein trichome birefringence-like 41 — protein: MVYYSISIIAIVSTFLTIYALSLFLNSKTKIFNEVTLVGINKGCDIYKGSWVFDESYSLYNTSTCPFIEPSFDCQKNGRIDKDYFKYRWQPYGCNLPRFNGTELVLKYKGKRIMFVGDSLGQNQWVSLACMLHVSLPQAKYSMDKIGKIYTFTLLEYNIWLLFLGNPLIVDTITQKGSRVLKIDSISSGNIWKQMDVLIFNTWHWWDRKGQKQTWNVIQEGNITYKDMDRMELYKKGLNTWAKWADSNLNSTKTRIFFQGVSPDHEGCKGKTGPAQSPGIIHPGEIELEKVLKNISKLFIRLINITRLSQYRSDGHQSIYTNSMDCIHWCLPGVPDAWNQLLYHFLIS